Genomic DNA from Pelosinus sp. UFO1:
TAATTCAGTAAGATCTTCTAAACCCCATTCACCCCAAGCCGTTCCTTCAGCGATTAAACCCAAGGGTGATAGCAATGCCATAATAAGTAATATAATTCCATATTTTTGTTTCATCTTATCATCCCTACCCCTTTAGAACTAATTCAGGTGAATTTTTTGTTATATATCGTATTCCTATAGCAGTAAAAATACCTTCCACTACGCCTGCAACAGTAAGATGCACCATCATCATTGCTGGAACCGTAACATTTAAATCATAAGGACAATAAAGGGGCGTTCCATCAGCAGCCGTAAATAATAAAGGTTGAATCCCAAATTCAATTGCTGCCAGAAGTGCTGCCATATTAAGCCCAATGTAACCAGCAATACCAGCAGCTATTATGTATCTTTTAGAACCAACCTCAGCGCCCTTGGCAAGTACGTTAAATATATAATATCCTACAAAAGGCATGACAAAAGCCATATTAAATGCATTCACACCAAATGCCAATATACCTCCATCGCCAAAAACAATAGCTTGAATAAATAGTGCCACACTGACCCCAATTACAGCGACCCAAGGCCCTAAGGCAATTGCAATCATTACACCACCAATTGCATGGGCTGTCGTTCCATTAGGAATAGGAATATTAAACATCATAATTAAAAATGAAAAAACCGCCCCCATCGCCATATAAGGAACTTGGGATATATCTAAATTCTTTTTAATTACAGAAGATGCTTTGTACCAAACAGGCAACATAACAATACTAATCGACAAACAGGTAGAAGGACTTAAATAACCATCAGGTATATGCATAGAGAACCTCCATTTTCATATCTTACTTTTCTATTTTACTATCTATACCAACTTAATTATATAACACCTCCTACTAAAAAAGTAAACCATGAAGTTAGCGATAGTTCTTATCGCCATTCCCTTCATGGTTTGTTGTTCACATATTAATTTATAAAGCACCATCGGTGAACTAAGCTTCTACTTAGCATTATTAAACTACAACCGATTTTTCATATACATATAATACCATATACTCTATCTTTTCTAAATACATTTTATAATATTTTTATACTATTCTCTCTAACAGAATTCTATGATCAACTAAATGGAGCTCTTTTATCCGAGCAGCTATTGTTTTACGTTGTCCAAAAATATTTTCAAGGTAAATTTCTCCGTCTTTAGGTATTATTTTATCTACTCTTTCAAGCAATAATTCTTCTACTTCATTATTAAGTAAATACACGTTAGCTTCACACATGTTCTAGCCCCCTTACGTATTGTCTTATTTGTATTATTAAGCTATCCACTAAGTGAGGAAGTGGATCTGCTGACATTCCTATAATATCAACATTCCCTCGATAAATAGGTATTAATAATTTACGTGCCTTGCTATTCGTTATTACTTCAGCCATCTTGGGTGTAAGTTCACCTAACATGGAATTCGCCATAATAATATTTAATGAACCTATAATTAAATCAACTTCCTGACTGTTATAGACAATTGCATTCTCGCCCGTAGCTCCTTCATTTGCTCCTGCCTTTAACATAGACGAAGTCGCTAAAGCATTTGTCCCTAAAGCAAGGATTTCTATTTGTTCTTTAAACTCTTTTCTTATTTTTTCTATAACAAACTTTCCCATACCTCCACCCTGTCCGTCAACCACTGCAATACGCATAGATTCCTCCTGTAATAGAAACATTTATATTACTTCCATACTTACTATTATATTCCTTCACTTTTATCACTAGAAAAAAATCTCCCAGCTTAAAGCTGGGAGACAATTATCAAGTATCTAAATTCCTTACATCATGAGCATGATCTTCGATAAATTTACGCCTAGGCTCTACTTTATCCCCCATCAGGACACAAAACATTTCATCTGCGGCCATGGCATCACCAAGTTCTACTTGTAAAAGGGTTCTACCTTCTGGATTCATTGTAGTTTCCCATAATTGCTCTGGGTTCATTTCACCAAGACCTTTATATCGCTGGACATTAATATTATCTCGTCCAATACGAGTTAATAATTTGTCCATTTCATCATCACTGTATAAATACCAGCTTTCCCTACCTTTTTTAATTAAGTACAAAGGCGGTTGCGCTATGTAAATACGACCTGCTTCAATTAAAGGCTTCATGTAACGATAGAAGAAGGTTAACAATAACGTACGAATATGAGCACCATCTACGTCCGCATCTGTCATGATAATAATTTTACCATAACGACTTTTTTCTAAATCAAAATCTTCTGCAATACCGTTACCAAAAGCAGTAATCATAATACGAATTTCTTCGCTATTTAGAATTTTATCTAAACGGGCTTTCTCTACATTCAATATTTTACCCCGTAGTGGCAATATAGCTTGAAAGCGACGATCCCGTCCTTGTTTGGCCGAGCCGCCTGCTGAATCACCTTCTACTAGATAAATTTCAGTCTGCATTGGATCTTTTAATGAGCAATCTGCCAATTTACCAGGTAAAGAACTGATTTCTAAAGCATTTTTTCTTCTTGTAAGTTCTCTAGCCTTGCGAGCCGCGTCTCTAGCTCTTGCAGACATTACGGATTTTTCAATTATCTTTTTCGTAATCGCTGGATTTTCTTCAAAAAATTCACTTAATCGATCAGAAACAATACTATCAACAACACCT
This window encodes:
- the cbiM gene encoding cobalt transporter CbiM, which gives rise to MHIPDGYLSPSTCLSISIVMLPVWYKASSVIKKNLDISQVPYMAMGAVFSFLIMMFNIPIPNGTTAHAIGGVMIAIALGPWVAVIGVSVALFIQAIVFGDGGILAFGVNAFNMAFVMPFVGYYIFNVLAKGAEVGSKRYIIAAGIAGYIGLNMAALLAAIEFGIQPLLFTAADGTPLYCPYDLNVTVPAMMMVHLTVAGVVEGIFTAIGIRYITKNSPELVLKG
- a CDS encoding CooT family nickel-binding protein, giving the protein MCEANVYLLNNEVEELLLERVDKIIPKDGEIYLENIFGQRKTIAARIKELHLVDHRILLERIV
- a CDS encoding DUF3842 family protein — encoded protein: MRIAVVDGQGGGMGKFVIEKIRKEFKEQIEILALGTNALATSSMLKAGANEGATGENAIVYNSQEVDLIIGSLNIIMANSMLGELTPKMAEVITNSKARKLLIPIYRGNVDIIGMSADPLPHLVDSLIIQIRQYVRGLEHV